From Mugil cephalus isolate CIBA_MC_2020 chromosome 4, CIBA_Mcephalus_1.1, whole genome shotgun sequence:
GAGCGCTCCGAAAGGACGCGTGGGCCAACACTCGGGGGTGGCGGACGGTCCCtgacatttgagaaaaaaaataaaaaagccagcACATCTCAGTGCACACCTTTGATGGTCCACTTTGATTCACACGTGTTGAAGTTTCTTGCCAACGAGACAAATGAGCCAACTTCTGTCGTATTAGATTTACATAATTTCTGGCAGAATCACACGGCTCAAAATTAAATATTCGTGGCTGCTGACGGATGCTTTCCTAGCAAGTCTGAGGATCACCATTTTGGGATTTGCCCGTGATCCATTCTTGAAAACTCCACCATGTAAACTGATGTAATCGTCTACCAGCGTAATGGAGATAAGGCTGCATTCAGAGACATAATCTTTACGCCGTGATGGCATTCACTTCAGCAAACTAATGACGTCCTCTGTCTTTTCAAGCCCTGTCAGGTTGGTCATGCAGCGGCCGGTCCATCTGGTCtatgggaggggaggggggagagggaggagggggacaaCCAAAGGCACGCCAGAACACAGAAGGCACCACGGAAAAACTAACTCCTCACACACATCTCAGGTCCTCTCAGACACGCAAAGCATGCCGTCTGACCGGTAGCCTCCACACGCAAATATCAGGCCGACAGCCCCGACGAGACACGCTTTCCCCTGACTGGGCGAACCAGTTCCGACGCAGATTCAGACGGCGGGTGTGACCGGCTCGCTTGTGCTGTAGCAAAATAAAGAGTTGACTCATAGCAGTCACTCATAATAGTCGCTCACTATAAACAAACAAGGGAGGTTTCACCATGGGATTTCTGTTTCAGCTACGTCATCCCCCCGTTGGTCCTAACAGCTattgtgcatagttgagtcaTATTCTTCCATCTAGGACCACTGCACAGATCAGCAGCAATGACGGGTTCATGCGAGTAATCTCGCAGAGAGGACAGGGAGCTCCGTCCTCCGTTGTTACCATTTACCACATCACAGCAACGCCCCGTCTCTGTCCTCAATATGTGACCGTGGCTGGACTGACTGTGGAGGATGTACAGGGACGGCTGATGTTTCATGCGGGTAAAAAGACATGACACCAGGTTGCGCTTGACAAGTTGTCACCAACACTGAAGGCCTTACTTACGGCTTCGCTCAGGTTTCACAGCGGCCGCGCTGTGTAAACCGAGCTACGGCACAACGGAGAGGTCGACAAGTGAAATGTTAGCTGGCAGACGAACACAAGACGGACACGGCGGCGTAgaaacttaaaaacataaaaaaagaaaaaggcactACCTCTTGCGGTTTGTCTCAACTTTCGTTCTCTATCACAACGGGTACTGTGATGAATGTAACGGGGGCGTCTGGACGGGACCTCACTGTGAAGCGGTTTTAAACAAGCGAAGAAGCTCGACCGAGCTAGTGAAGGACAACATTACATTTATGTGCACCTACCTACCACTGCCATGTAACACTACAGATATGAAGAAAAAGacgagaaaaatgaaaataaggtgtacagactgaaaaaaaacaacaacatcgattTCTGACCACAGCTGTATTACAGACCGAATCCATTTCCTGTATTGGGTTTGTTTGCATTCGATTCTTCTACCCGCCTGTTGTCGTGAAACACATGATACAGTACAAAGATCCATTTGGTAATAggtcagtcttttttttttttcttctttttttttgtacgtgtTGATTTTCGCATGTTGGTCGACGGATTGGAGGACGGTTGGACCGCTCACAGCAGGGTGCAGCCTCTTCCCTTCGGGCGCTTGCGGACCTGCAGCGCTGCTCTGGTGGCCATCTCGAACACTTCCCGCACGCCGTCCTTCGTCTTGGCGGAGCACTCCAGGTAGCCGAACGCTTGGATCCTGCTGGCCATGTCTCTGCCTTCTTCTGTCTTCACTGGCTCCTGCAGGGTTAGATCAGAGGATGTTAGAAGCTGGTTAACAGTGGGGAGGGAACGGGGCTGGTCAGTGTAGCTTTGGCTGATTAACCTTTTCTCtgagacaaaagaagaagcCTTGTTTTTGTGAGAGAGCTGCgctaataattttattttattttactcactGACTTATAAATTGAGACAATCtgcagataaaataaacactagCAACAGCTGTGATTTACAGCCctaaatgcaacattttgcaACAAAACACCTTGAATTTGTCCTATCTGAGTTTTTATCTTAACTTTCAACAGCAAATTCAGCCAACAGGTGAAAACTTGGAATCGGGGCATCAAGCATCGGGCACGTTTTCTGACCCACGGCAGGTATCGGCTCAAAACACTTGAACTGATGACTTGGTGCTACTCTTTGTCAAACAGTTCCTGATTTGGACAGAAAGGAAAAGCTGACGGTGGAGTCTGAAAGAGCTGGAGAGCTTTGTCATCGGGTTCCTATTATCAGCTGGACCTGGAGACAGAGGCCTGCTGTGCCATTGTGGGACGTAGTGGACAAACATGTGGCGGTCGGAGCAGAACGGGTTAAAGGGCAGTAAGAGCCTTTCAGATCAACTGTCGGCAGCTGCGTTGCGGTACAGTTTGTCGCGAGATAATGGCGATGTTTGAAACTTCGACTGAGCTTTGTGAAAGTCGTTGTGCGAATGAGATGTAACTCATTACACGATATCCCGTagtgacttcactttgaggatggacttcaaatgaactggtcacatgaccccctgcgtcatttCATCAGTGACGATGGTGATGAAGAAACGTCTCCATTGAACTTCTGCAATAAACTGTTATATACGATACATCtaaaaaaccacctcatgagagcgtgaaagtgttttagtgatataTGAGAGTTTTTTCTAAGTGCagcatttccattaccagttttttattgtgatatttgggtttttcaCATTTCTAGGGGCAATGGAaaggcagcagttgttgttggtttcTGGGGCAAGTTAACTTTTAGTTACAGAGGACGGTATTATTGTAATATCTTTTAAGcttttcttaaataaaccaTGTACATCTTCTTGAATCAGTTCCTCAGAAATGTCTACTGTCTGCTTTCCActattgttttatctttatattaACCCGCTGTGCAGAGTATCAGAGTCTGCTAAGCCTTCACGGATGAACTGCTCAAACCGGCTCCATCGAATCCCATTTTATTGTCTAAAAAAACAGTCCCCTAAATATATATGTCCCTGAAAAACCATCTCTGGTGTGGTTAAAAATATTGAGCAGACTGATCATAAGCTGTAAATTGTGAGACGGATGCTGCAGTTTATAGACCGGTGGTGTAATGACTTGTAATAAACACAGGGATGAAACCCAGCAGAATAATGAATTTTTCCAGTTTTACACACAGTGCATCAGTGATTCTATCATCGGCTGTCAGTCCGTGGGACGAATCGTTCGGACATGACACCGAAACAAGAAATGTGTGATTCAAGTTGTTGAGCAGACTTCTCTAGAAGTGAAGGGAGATGCTGCTGGTATTTACGATCCGGCGGTGCCATGTGACATTTATGAACAGGTGCACGGACACGTGAGAACCCTGACAAATCACTCCACGCTGCATAAACCATCAGCGACGTCTCCTTGTGCCTTATTAGCCCGTTCTGCACGTCAGCGACCTTCGTACCTGCTTCATCTTGGCCAGCTCCCTCCGTGTGTGCTCATCATTCCTCAGGTCCTTCTTGTTCCCCACGAGGATGATGGGCACATTGGGACAGAAGTGCTTCACCTCAGGCGTCCACTTCTCAGGGATGTTTTCTGTCCCGGGAGAAAGCGAGAGAAAAGTGAGCTGAATTActtgagaaagagagagagaggggggactATAAAAAGGGACAAGCAGCGAAGAGTCATGGCGCGGAACACTTCTCATGATGGATTGCCCTGCAGACTGCCCGAGGCAAAGATGTTTTTAGCTGCGCTAATCCTGCTCCCCATCAAGTCCATTAAGGCATTTAACAAGCAGCTCGTCTAGCTGATATGAACCGGCTCGACTGTGAGATAGGACGGATCAATATGTTAACAAAGGGCCGCTTTTATTCAGCACAAGTggtgcattttattatttgtcttattGTGTTACTATTCCGGGACTTGAACTTTCAGCGTTGGCCGGGTTCACCCATTCTAAATGAacctctttaaataaaatgcaaatctaaattaacctctttaaataaatgcaaatcaGACATTTTCACACAGGCCACTGCATATCAGCGGCGTCTTACCTAAGCTGTCTGGGCTGTCGATGGAGAAGCACATGAGGATGACGTCCGTGTCGGGGTAGGAGAGGGGCCTCAACCTGTCGTAGTCCTCTTGGCCCGCAGTGTCCCACAACGCCAGCTCCACCTGCGAAACGCCAACAAAACACGTTCACTACACACGAGGCCGGATTAATCATGGTTTCAGAAACGGAGCCAGTCTCATTTTACTCCTTATTATCACCGTGACTCATTCAGACGGGTGCTTTTGCTGAAAGGAAGCATATGAAACCTCCTCAAGGGCTAAAATGAAAATCCATTTAGGCCGTCTACTCTGACACCATGTTGCTCACTGAGCCGGATGAATACGCTAACATTTAACTAGTCACGACATCATTAGCGATAAAGTTTCCGCTCTTATCCACTCAGACTACGTGGACAACGGCGTATGAACCCTGTGATACGTCTGAGTAATGCTCCCAAAGGCCAGGGCTTTAAATATGAGGAAGCAAACAGTGTTATTTTACTTGGACACTGTTCCTCCTCTGGGCAGCCTCTGTACCTTGCACCTTGATCATAACTTGTGATTTGTTCCTTTAACTCATGCTGCTTTACTCGATTATAGGAAAGACATTTGCTTATCGTCAGAGCTGCAGCTTTGACGTTAGCACAGCGGCGTAAGGCTCGTTATGCTGTCAGCGCTGAGGAAATGAACTCAGGGACTTGCCTCATCCCATCACGCCGCTGATTAATTCAATTAACGGAAGTGGGAGATTAACGTGCATCACACCAGTTACCTTCTGTCCCTGTATGGGCATTAACAGCCAGCCTTCATTCACGTCTGCTCTTGAGCTGAGTCACTGGATTCAGGGGACCAGAACTTACTAGAAAAGATTTTGGTATGCTCATAGAGAGAATCAGTCAACAGTCCCAAAAATAGAGGTCTGCAGAGGCAGAGGGTGGGAGGTGGCTCGACGCTGTGGAGACGACATGAGCAACATTATGTTCCCACTGGACTAGTCGTAAGCTACAGAGTTTGGGGAGGGAAGGAACGAGGGGAAAaaactgctatttataaaatcTACCCAATCCTCTGACGGTgagagaactttttttttttggcctcaaGCGCTTAAATTAAGGTGCTGAACACAAGTCTAATCCAGCCTGTTGTGTAAGATTCTCACCGGACGGCCATCTTCTCGAGAGACTTAAAGATTTAAGGACGCTCACATCCTTTCCAAAATTATCCCCTCCTAGGCCCGATGTTCATCACGGAGCCCAAACTCTACATTTCCTGCCTCGGAGCGCCGCAGTTaacccctccctgcctccctccgtCCAAGTGCAACCAGGACAAGGACAGGAAATGAGAGACGTTTATCGGgcgagagcaggaggagggtcCCTCGGGGAAGGATGGGGATTGCCAGGAGACATCCCCGTTCCCTGTCTGAACAGGAAGCTGGGAAGTAtagtcatttcctgttttgccAAGTGGCGATCCTGCAGCGATGGTTTTGAGAACAAAACCCTTTGACAAAACAAGTCATCTGCAGCTCGGGCTAGAGCCTCTCTCACCGACTCCCTGTGACTCAGATCCAAAGGCCTACACGCATACAATCTGAAGCAGGAACCTACACACTGGACACCATGAGTGTGTAGGTTAACACAGAGTTCTGTATTTCCAAAAACAAGGGTAAGAAAAAGACAGTTGGGCTTTTTGGGTCTTCTCGAGGAGAatcatccaagcagcttcttcagtccAAACTACAAAACCCcctttgttttatcttatttttgtAGATGCaccataacctggatgactgac
This genomic window contains:
- the rhoca gene encoding ras homolog family member Ca isoform X1, whose protein sequence is MRETDLICLCAFQLLYMAAIRKKLVIVGDGACGKTCLLIVFSKDQFPEVYVPTVFENYIADIEVDGKQVELALWDTAGQEDYDRLRPLSYPDTDVILMCFSIDSPDSLENIPEKWTPEVKHFCPNVPIILVGNKKDLRNDEHTRRELAKMKQEPVKTEEGRDMASRIQAFGYLECSAKTKDGVREVFEMATRAALQVRKRPKGRGCTLL
- the rhoca gene encoding ras homolog family member Ca isoform X2, which produces MAAIRKKLVIVGDGACGKTCLLIVFSKDQFPEVYVPTVFENYIADIEVDGKQVELALWDTAGQEDYDRLRPLSYPDTDVILMCFSIDSPDSLENIPEKWTPEVKHFCPNVPIILVGNKKDLRNDEHTRRELAKMKQEPVKTEEGRDMASRIQAFGYLECSAKTKDGVREVFEMATRAALQVRKRPKGRGCTLL